The DNA segment CTGTcctaaataataatatataacgtTATTGCCTTATGTACTTAAATCTATATTGATGATGTACTATGTGCAAATCTAAtgaaatgtatgttctgttctgttcattatCATAcctaatttttcaaaatgtagcATTTAGAGGGGTGATTTTAATTGCACTGAAGGGAATATTATGtacaaatgacaaaaaatgatagGCAAAAGAAGCACAAATCTGTATTGAAATATCTATATAATTAACTCCCTTTTTGTACTAAAGTTTCTTCACATTTAATCCACTGGTGAAATCTCAATGCAATTTCATACATTGACAACTgccaatgaaataaattaaaaaggcACTCTAACCTTAATTCCGTCTTGAACTATCTTACagtttttatctaaatattttgcatttttgaacATGTGATTTCTTTGACTACTGATGTTATGCAATAGAAGAAGCGACGAGCTGAAAAACTTACCgacaaaaaaaacaatgatattcatggaaagtgacattttatattactTGACgattaaaaacatatattgtttgtatagtTTTAAGTAATAAATGTTTCGATAACCTCAGTGACTGCTGACGCATATATATCTATGTGATAAAATATCCATGTCTGCCTTTGAAATAAGTTATATGGCCGTTTTGAAAGTGTCTTAAATACgtgaattttaaaatatattacaaaacagttttatttatggTACACTCAACACCTGTTAGATACATTCTAGAGAGCAGCGTAAACATGCATTTTACACTATACCAACTTAATGCTAATAAAAATGCACGTTCTGTGTATGTGCTCGTGTTGCAGGTGTTGCTGGTGAACCAGTGCAGTGTAGTGGTTGATTGGTCCAATTTTTTATTTTCGCCTCTCGGCCGTGCCATAAATCTCGTCTATTCGCCCAGCTCCCCAGCTGGTTAGCGTGTTAATGTCCCGCCGACCTACTATTTAACGAGATAACGTCAATACTATATCGTGCTTTTTTCGCGTGGAGGGGTCGCGCAGCGGGTGGAAGAAATGGAACAAATTTACCGTCCTTCTAAAACATTCAATATCTTCATATATACATTTCGCATTTAATGGCGTCAAGTATAGAAGTAACCTCCAAATGTCGAACTAGGAACAGTTACataagaaaatgaattaaacCAGATTAATCCTATCCTGTTTTGTTATTACCAGAGTTGTAACTAATCCTTTGTAATGAGCTTAGATGTTATAAGGCAATGCCTTTTTGGGTTAATAACGTACTTGTATTAATAAATACATTAGAGTAATTAATTTTTAATACTGATTATACCACTCGGCAAAATACGTATCTATGGAGATGTAACTCAGTTATTCTGGTGAACGACATCACTTCATTCGTACAGCTATACTTAAAACTTAGCACTTTTACGTGACTGGGTGATTCAATGTCAGAAGAACTATCATATAACGTCGCACCAGAATTCTGCAGACCTGGCGAAGTTTCGAACCCCGCACAGCTGTAAAAGGCGGAGGTATAAGTGATTCGAAGTTGTCGACATTGATCGCTCATCTACGTTTAAAGCCAAGTTTTCTCTCTTATTTAATTTTGGATTTTGTTTCGCtacaattacatgaaaaaatGTCTGTCatagatagatacttttatttTCTCCACGTCGGGCCTTAAACAAAGTCTGCAgtgaaaaagcaaacaaaacatataaaaaaaaaataagtcaacGAAAGAATTTATGAAATAACGGGCATACCATTAATCATACACAAGTAGTGAAGAGGTGTTAATTTTCTCCCTCAATGTTTCTTATCAACTGAATAATGCATTATTGTATGCTGGATTTGTCATATCTGAATTCTGACGTGCTAAATTGTAGAAACCAATTAAAATAGGAAATGTTTAATTGATACGGATATGTACAAGTTTAAGTCAGAGATCATTAATATGTCAATACTTTATAACGGATAAGAACGGATTTCTTTACCCTTTGCCATTAAAGTGCGAATTGATCGAGCATATATTGAAATATACTGCTGCATTTAAAATAGCcggtaataaaatattttaggtccgtgtatttaaatgaaaagtaAACGGGCAGAAATTATCATAAAATCTCATTGGTGTACTTTACATTgttgatatttgatattaaatGGTGAACAAACAGGTTTTTGGCGATTACCGGTCAGTGGACGTTAAAAGAAGTATTCCGATCGATTTTAGATTAAGGAATATGTAATCAAAGAACAAATAGTGCAAAATTTTAGAAGTGACTTGAGCTATAAAAGAAAACGTTGATCAACTTTGACAGGATTAAGGCGCTaaagttttaaacatttgttttctttatgaTAATCCACATAGTGATTTTAACTGAAATAGACTATTTTCGACGTTAATGGAATTGCACTGACTGATAGCAATTTGACAAACGACGCTCAGAAATTTCAGTTGAACTATCTCACACGTAACGCTTCTAAAACCTGCAATCTGTGCGGATTTAAAACTGGTTAGGATGTTAAGAGCTTTTTACGGATTTTAGTGTTTTGTAATATCAATACTTTAGTTGGgtattaaaataaacatgaactatTTAGTTTCACGGAACATCGATTCACAATGCATTATGAAAAGAGAAACAAAAGGTTTTATTTGAGTTCAACTGAATGGAATTCAATACCGAGCAAGACTGAAACAAACAACTGTTTGAATAAAAGGTATAATCTGAACAAATCTTCCAATATCACCATAACAATCGacattaaaagtttgtttttcaatttatcCTCTACAAAGGATTAAATGAGAGAAATATTAGATGATACAAACATGACTAAAATGGTAAAAAGCAAGTAGGTCTTTTAAAAGATAGACTACGTCTTTTTATTGCGTTATACGATGAGATTTGAACATACTTTGAACGGTTTCGCTGACGTGATGGCTGACAGTCCATTACCATCGACGCGACAGGGTAGTGCCAGTGTTAATTTTGATATGAGTGTACACACAGACGACTCAGATGGATTCGATGATATCGAGTCGTGTGCTGAAACGGACGAAGGTCGCTTGTCACGGTCGTTACAATTTTGGATGACAGACCACAAATGGACCAATATAGAGCCACTGGAGAAACCGCCCCTAGAACCAGTGTTCAGCGGTAAACTTGGCAAAGAAAGGCAGCTGAATAGAACTAACAATGTGGCTTTTAAGGAACGAAGTAAAACAGCTTCTAGAGATACCAAAACGTCACAGTTACGGCGCATTCCAAGTGATGATTCCATACACACAAGTTTGTCATTGTTGACTTGCTCTTCGCTAGAAACTCCTGTTAAAGAATTAGATAATTCTAAATTAAAACGGCGcaaaaaacgaaaaaacaatTCACGAGCGTCTTCGTCTATGGGGGAAAGTGCGCCATTTATATCGAAGTGGGAAAAATTCGTCAGCCGTCCATCAGGCAATATTAATAGATTATTTAAAAATCACACAATCTTGGGTAACCACTTTGGTTTGATTGCTGGTGTGGATAACGATGAGGAATCAGAAGCATTTAGAATGCTGGATAGTGATGAGCAAACCGCCTTAATTGACTGCGGAAGAAGAAAAGGAATCAGGTACATTAATAAACTCACTCTTGAACGAAGCGGTAGCTTTCAAGATTTAGATAAAAGGTTCCCATCAAAACCACAACGCTTAAAACGTACATTGTCAGCAAATGCTACGAAACCTTGGGGTGCACCACTTGACATTGCTGAAATCAAACGTGAAAGACTGAATCGTTTGATCGCTACTGAGCAAGAAAAGGCTCTTCAAGAGAAGGCGCGACAAAGGAAAGGACGCCGTCATGGAATTTCTCGTGTTTCTTCATATAAGTCGTTAGCTTCACCAGCGTCAACTAGACCTTCGTCTCCAACAACCACGTATGCTGGAACAGAGGTTTCAGTTGCTTCAGCACAAAGTTCAGAGAAACGCACACATTCACCCTCGGAGAAACCATCTCAGTTAATTGAAGAAGAAGAGAAAGTCATGGTTTGGAAAGGCGATAGAGAGATTCTTGAAATTGATCTCAAGAAGGAACTTacacaaagagtaaaacaaagaATTGACTCTACTCGGACAGCGCTGAAACGTGTAACAGGATTTGGCGATAAGAACGAACATAAGACATTTGTCGGAACACATGAGGAATATCCTAAACATATCGAGGATGATTTTTGTCACAAACCAAGAATCATTCAGCAAATGAGAATATCGCCCCATCTCAGTGGTATAATACACGACGATATCCATGTTCGGATGGGACGTCCGAGATATCACGAGATCCGTCTGAATGACCTTGAACAGTGGAATAAAGGTCAGGACCTTAATCGTGCTCATAGAAATCTGAAAGTGTTCAACTGGTTATATAGTCTCAAGAACGTTAAGTTCGACACCATTGTGATTCAAGAAATAATCGATGATTTGCCAGACGACGAGTCGGCTTTGCAGGAACTTTTGCACGTGGAAGCAGCAGACGAACCGGACATTGCTCCTCTTTTTCGTCAATACGAAGTCCGCATATTGTGATCTTTCTTTTTTATCGACTCTCTAGTACAGTTACTGGTTTGTAGGACTTAATTTAAATTCATATTGCTTTGCCTAATGTAAAATTACGAAACAGCATACAATTTAGTTTGTGAAATTTTAGTCATAAAAGATAAAAGACCTTATATGAAAACTTGAAAGTATTTgtcagtttgttttcattttctatgGTTGCTGATttggaatattttgttatctcgcGTTGGGCTGCGCGCGGTTTATATGTAGGCATATTTCGTTGTGTCGTCTTGGCGCATGCGCCTTCGCACCATAATAAACTTTGACAAAATGAAACTAACAACGCGATGTAACGAAACATAAAACACGACAGatagaaacattttatttcgcgTTGACGAGCACGCAATTGACAAATATTTCGTTGTGTTGCGTTGGCGCGCTCGCCACTATGTAACACATTTCGCTGTGTTGTCCCGGTATTCTCGTAAGCGCGAGAAAATTGAAACATTTGATTTTGTCTTAGCGCGCGTGCCAACACTCCAAAACGAAATCTTTGTTAATGACAAGCACGGTATCGCGAAACAACGAAACTATTCATTTCGTCTTTGCGTGCGCGCCTACACGAAACTTTTGTCGATGGCACGGGCGCCAGTATGAAATAAGTTGTTTCGTTATGTCAGTGGTATTTTTACGCGCGCCAAAACGACACACAAAACTTTTAAAGTTCCGTTATGGCGTGTGGGCGTGCGCACCAGTGCGACACACAAAAATGTGCTACATAAACCATTCACGCCAACGCACCATAACGAAATGGCCTAAATTAGCTTCCATAGTTTTCAGATATATAATAACACCTCGTGTAAATACTGGCGATAGGCCTAGTTAGCGTTACATCcatttcaataaaaaacaaacatattattttgcatatataatttttaaaaaaataaataataaaacgaagACAGTGCTGCATACAATTTTAACagttacatttataaaatatgtcCCATAAATACCTTACTAGGTCTTCTACAAATTAGCAACTTTTCACATTAAATGTCTTTAAGGAACAAGGACTTGGTACCCCTGTTACTAAGAAGAATTAAATATAAAGTAGTGTACACCAAGAATAATGAATTTTCAATTACAAAAACTTATATACACGGATGTGTTTTTCAGAAATATTAATGTAGAATTCCACTTTAAAATCAGGCATCAAAATTTGTATCTGCAATCATGCGCACTGTTTTCCATTAACGAAATTCTAAAATGCGCGGAGAAGTGACAGAGTGCCTCCTGCAGTATTTCCTGATCTAAAGAGTAAGCCAGCTGCCATGATATCCAATAGCTGGTCTTCTCTTTCACCGGTGATCGATCCAGGTGCGGGGAAAGCAGGTCTTACATTCTGACCAGCTGGATGTCCAGTAAAGCCTGGATGCACGGGATACACGGGGTGCCCGGGGTGCCCGGGATAATGTTGCATCTGATTATAATGATGTACTTTTGGGTAGTGCATGGGCTGTTTCCAATGATACTTGGGATCTGAAATTAAGAACATGtttcatattcataaaaaatagaaatatacttcACTGATGTGACtttcatatgtttgaaatatttacatgtgTAGCAGTAAGCACGAGTTTTATCATGTTTAAAGCGACAGGACAGCtgatcatcaaaattaaattttctcaTACAAACTTATAAATGTACtaaatattgaattatttcaaTGTCATAATTTCTTAGTAAGAAATCAAGTACTAGTTTAGCTAAACACCCTTctatttaacaaaacatttctacTTTAGAGAACGTTTCCACAATATATTTTGGTCTTCATTGGTGTACTACATATATTGCATTGAATCAATGTTCAACTTATAACGTACAAGCTCTTGCTGTATGAAACGCTCTTACACTTTTTGAAAAACTGACATAAATCACGCGGAATACCACTTTTACCATTTACCCTGCTACaattctacaatggactggtcccaTCTTTTTATATGGGCAATACCATCTATTATTTGAAGGGTTTATTGAAAaattactggctgaatagcggacagtgcagaccaggatcagactgcacggatgtgcaggctgatctgggtctgcactggtcgcaaaggcagaatcacttgccgccagcaggctaaaggttaaatcaaCTGTTTTTATTTACAAGATATCATTTTCACAGACGCAATTTAGGCCCTATTAAAGATACATACGTTATGGAGGAGCTGTTAAAGATAAAAACGTTGTGAAGGATTTGTTAAAGACACAAacgttataaataaattttaaaaaatctgttaaaacGATCCtttagaatgcaaccaagcagaataatagaagactcggtttgattgactctGTTCATACGTTATAAAAGGCCCTGTCAAAGATGCTTACGTTATGACAGCTTTCCTTTATCAAAGACATTTATACTTTATGGTAGCTTTAAGACTCGTATATctaatccaatatttcatgacagTGTTTTAACGTTTCTTTAACGATAAacaaattgagccgcaccatgagaaaaccaacatagtacattttcgaccagcatgaatccagaccagctgcgcatccgcacagcctggtcgggatccatgctggtcgcgttCAAAGCATattacaattatagaaactgactgcgcggatgcgcaggcttgtctgaaTCCATGCCGGTCGAAaatgcactatgatggttttctcatggccggCTCAAATAGATGAATGAACATCAATGAACTTGCAAACATACAAAGGGAAGGAACTGTACCAAGTTTCTAAATGTTAAAGGTATGACCGGTGACAAGAAAATCTTTAAGtggcagggtacacttagattagAAAATTTTGGGTATGGCCAGGCTTACATgttagcgagtcgcaatattgcacttccctaatgagcagaattaaggtggccattttataaattgcgtgcatgttttgttcttttaattaatgacaagatcaggactctcatacaagaatacagaaagttatcaaaacgaaagttgtgcacaatccattaaaaatagcatgccaaaattatcaattttgcattttttgaacagcctgcaatgatcccgctgcagggacaatgtccaattttattgcatttctcaatttaatagtctcTACTGAACTTCAGGTTATAAACGGAatggggcccatccagctcgttttttttctCCACAAAATAGCTAAAAAGTttctgagtatcaatcaacaggCACGGAACCTTTCCGTGATATGAATTTCCCTCGCCAAGGAGACTCACCGATTCATataaagctagcagcagttagttttacaacttgcatcagaattttacatgtatcggctatttaaattttcaaaagaattaacaatcattatctctcaccttaatttacagtcatcaaaaatcacgaagttctaattataacaaatattgacgggccaaaattcgaagtgtaccctgctataCCTTAACTTAATTTAGTATGAAAGTTTGCTGGACCTTTAATTCAGTTAAATCTAGTTGACAATGATTTTTGCAGAAAAGTTATGTTACTACAAATACTTCCCTCATGTTTACAACACCTAAGACACATAAAAATTAGCGCCtgtgaaacgaaaaaaaaaatctttggcaAACATATCTTACATATGTGTATGACCCTGTCACCATCATCAGTAAACAGGTGGTCGCAGAAAACTTATGAACTTAGGTAATGTAACGTTTAACAGTTTCTAAAGGGAAATGAGTGTTTTAATCTTCAAAGACTTTAAAacaatgcagtttttttttaaagaataaaaatatgcGTACACTGAAACTTACGAATGTAAAATCCGTCTGTTGCAACCAAAAGGACGAAAACTGTGAAGGCGGAAAGGGCAGCTTTATTCATCTTTTTGTCTAAAAAGAGAAAATTATGTACATTTCATCAACCATTTTGGTTTCAATAAACGATGGATGTCGCGACGAATAAAAGCGAACGCCTGTCTGAAATTCATAATTTCTTTAGAGTAATGTATAGACCTAACTATTGTAAAGATATCAGTATTGTGGAGCTGAAAACTTAACTACCGCATTAATGCaaagaaattatattattttatacatatttgattATTTATATGAGAAGCAAATAGCAGCCTTTACGACCGTTACTTTACACACACTGCTTTATGGTGATACATCAATTACAAACACACACAGCAGCTCAATATTCATGCACATACAAAagtacataaaaaaaacaacaaatagttTCGAAATATAATTACTATGCACTGCCATACTAGCCCATATATATTTACACACGGTATATAGACAAAGTTCAAATCCAAGCTAGTCTCTAAAGCGACCACTCAACTCATTTCTTCTCTAATTTCCTATTTTTCGCCTCCTACCTCCTTTCTTCACCACATAGACATACAAATTTTGGTACAATTAATATAGTGAAAACCTATAacttaaatgttatattatttcCTATTTGTTTTTGCGTTCATACGCGTAACATGGTTTTTACTTAAAAACCTataataagaacaaaacaaatgtaGATGAATAAACTGCAAGCAATTTACATTATCAATCACTTTACAAGTTACCGTGATTTAACATACTAAACGTAAATatttaaggagagagtttcaaataagctttcagcttcctactcaatcctataTGCCTTTTTgctatatgtacatgttgtaaatgaattgtgattaattaaatattgattaAGCTAAATTGCAGCTTTTggaaaacttttgaaatatttatcattcACCCGTTAGACATGgagtacattttttttaaaaagagtacTTTTATTATTTCGCGTACTTGTACCTTAGGATTCACTGTCGTTAGCATcgaaaatgtatttctattttctttccCTACATGATGCATAAGAAACGCGGTGTGCGTACAGTTCGAtgcaatattataaaataaaaatactgctgTCAAGAATATatgattatatacatgtatacatattattatttctgttataATTTGTTACTGCTACATAAAAAATAAGACAGCTTACCTTTCGTTGTTACTAACCAACCTGATGTAGTTAAAGTTCTGGGCACGCTTTACTTTTATACTAAAATATCTATGTCTTAATTATCGATTATGGACAGATTCAAgacaatattatttcattgttttgacaGCCAGACACCTTTTAGTATTACCGATGTCCCGTATGTTGAGAAGATATTTACATAACGTCAAAATACTTGTCTATTTGACAGTAGTGTCTGTATGTTTGATTCTTGGACAAGATCCTCATTTTCCTGTCAAGCATCTATATTGtatttctgtttgaaaaaaaaataatagaagaaGTAATAACTGATGATTATGCACGACTTTCACGTACGCCTCTGTTATTTGTGAACATGATCGAGTTAAAGTTGCgccaaaattttagaaatttagaactTGAGGCTTTTTTTTAACTAAAGTTGTAATATAACTAAAATGTTTATGGAAAAACAGTGATATTTCTGTTGTGAAACCAGATAATATTCAATGTATTCTAGGCAGTGTTTATTAGTCAGAACACATGTGTAACTACATGTATTAGAATATGTATGCAGACTGCCaacaataaaaaatgatttaatgtaGCATAAAAATTTAGTTGCATTTTACTAATGTGCCTTATTAtactgtaagttttttttttcatcttccTCAAAAGGATTCCAGTTTTTTACGTAAATCGTCGAGTCCCTTTAAACAATGTATGATTTATTTACCATTGTGTCATTCATATacattctacaaaaaaaaaaaacatataaaaagtaaaaaaaaaaatgcacataaagtAAACGTACTAACATATTTGTAAGAACCACATCAATTTCCatacataaaatattcaattGGTGGATCCCTGAAGGAACGGAAATGTTAGGTAAAAccgaatttgttaaaaatacgaACAGCAAAAGAGCCACTGACGCGTACTGAAGGAATGGTGTTCAAAACAGTATCATTCATCAATGATGAGCAAATAAGTATCTGTTTCTCGTAACAGATATAAACAGACAGGCAGTGTGACAAAATATAgtaatacattatttacataaaattaaatatCGTCTTTGTAGTATATTGAAACAGGTGGGAACTGATCCAGCACGTTCCAAGTCCATCTAAAATGTGTGAACTGACCCAGGTCGTACTGAGTCCTTTCAAACGTGTATGAAT comes from the Mercenaria mercenaria strain notata chromosome 9, MADL_Memer_1, whole genome shotgun sequence genome and includes:
- the LOC123547650 gene encoding uncharacterized protein LOC123547650, coding for MRFEHTLNGFADVMADSPLPSTRQGSASVNFDMSVHTDDSDGFDDIESCAETDEGRLSRSLQFWMTDHKWTNIEPLEKPPLEPVFSGKLGKERQLNRTNNVAFKERSKTASRDTKTSQLRRIPSDDSIHTSLSLLTCSSLETPVKELDNSKLKRRKKRKNNSRASSSMGESAPFISKWEKFVSRPSGNINRLFKNHTILGNHFGLIAGVDNDEESEAFRMLDSDEQTALIDCGRRKGIRYINKLTLERSGSFQDLDKRFPSKPQRLKRTLSANATKPWGAPLDIAEIKRERLNRLIATEQEKALQEKARQRKGRRHGISRVSSYKSLASPASTRPSSPTTTYAGTEVSVASAQSSEKRTHSPSEKPSQLIEEEEKVMVWKGDREILEIDLKKELTQRVKQRIDSTRTALKRVTGFGDKNEHKTFVGTHEEYPKHIEDDFCHKPRIIQQMRISPHLSGIIHDDIHVRMGRPRYHEIRLNDLEQWNKGQDLNRAHRNLKVFNWLYSLKNVKFDTIVIQEIIDDLPDDESALQELLHVEAADEPDIAPLFRQYEVRIL
- the LOC128559370 gene encoding uncharacterized protein LOC128559370, translating into MNKAALSAFTVFVLLVATDGFYIHPKYHWKQPMHYPKVHHYNQMQHYPGHPGHPVYPVHPGFTGHPAGQNVRPAFPAPGSITGEREDQLLDIMAAGLLFRSGNTAGGTLSLLRAF